ACGATGGAAAAAACAAATTCCACCTACGATTAATACGAGAATATATCGGTCGTGTTTATACTGTCTATTTTTCATATCATTTTCATGCTTCGTGAGTGTCTTCCTCAAGGGAGAGTTAATCACGCGTAACAATATGTCGCGTTAcgtttcactttctttttttttttcgtttttttttttttttttttttttttggttttctctcgtctccctttctttttctttctttcataccgTCTTAATATATACCGGTTAACGTATAAGCAATCGCAGTGATATACTCATCACTCAAGGCACAAAACGCGATTGGAAGAAGcactttaatatcgttaacattAAAATTCTCACCTGGATATAAGACCGGAGGACTAGACGAATctaaaggatataaaaaagaaaatgcaacGGTATTAATATCATGTTAAAGACGTACgaattgaaattgatttacGTATTCGTTAggttacaaaataaaaaaagctcATACTCGCACCTTTAGCGGAAACAGACGCTTCCAGTAGACTGGACAAGCTGGTCTTTTCAAATTGCTGCAAGTTTAAATTTAAAGTAATGAATTAATAGCTTTTCCGGATATGAAATGGAAACGGACATTAGTAGAATGTAATTATGTGTATCTTGTGGGAATGTAATACAATCGGACAAATGCATCgttatgttattatcaatCCGAAGAAGTAACAACAACGTAATTTCACGCTTACATTgacgatcgaacgaataaatgaaatattatcgctatgatACATAAAGTGTTTACTTTGGTATCGGAGATGACCGGCGGTTCGGGAGTCTTCAAGCGTTCTTCACGAGGCTGATATCCGTTGTGCGACGATAACGATGTCCTATGGTCTTTGTAGTTTGGAGATGGCGGCGAAAGGATCGCGGAGGCGTTCGCAGGATTCCCGTTGGATGGGTCTAGGTGTGAAACGACCTGAGGTAAACCGTGCTGCGGAACGTATCCCATGACCGTATGATCCATCGTTCCTGGCGCAGGCACTGGCTGTGGCGTAACTTGTTGCGGCGCAGGAATTAAGTTAACTCTGGTTCCTGGTTGGCTCGTCATTCCTGCATTCGTTTGTACCGTATTGTGATTGTACATTACGGGTCCGGAGGAATAATGAGCAGGCGGCATTGGATGTAAAGTACCACCGTCGAAGCCCATTGACGGCGGTGGTGCAGGAATATCGAAATTCATAAATTGCGGCACACCCGATGACATTGGTAAAAcggaagatgatgatgatgatgatgatgatgatggtggtggcggtggtggtggcggtggtggcggtggtggtggtggtggtggtggtggcgcaGGTTGCGCTGCCGTCGGTGGGCCACCCTGATGCATGTAAGGCTGCGACAATGGTGCTCGAATTTCTCCCTCTTGCGTATATACAGGTGCGTTCATGATCGGTGATATTCCTTCCATCGACGACGCTGATATATACGTAGAATTCGATATCATAGCTTCGTTTCGCAATTGTCTGGCAAGTTCGTTGATGAAGGGCGATCGTTTCCTGGTACGTCGTTCCAACGATCTGCTACGCGTACGACTCCGACGTCTTGGACTGTATCTCCTGCTAATCGGCGAACGGGACCTTCTTCGAAAACGTTCCACGCTGCGACTTCGTTGCCGATCACGAGATCGACTTCTTCGTCTTGACAATTCAAAGttacaatttaaatattctcTCATTATTTCTAATGTCCTAACAACTCGAGGTATTAATAGGGACCGGCGGGGGGGGGGGCGTACTCTCAATCATATCGCGCGGTCGGTCTaacgtatttttatatatgtatatatgtatatatatatatatataatatataatgtatataatatatatatatatatatatataaagtcaaTGTTCTTACCGTTCATGCGTTTCCGTTCTTCTTCTATGTCGTTCGGCACTCCATCTCCTATCCGCACTTAATCTTCGTTCCCAACTCAATCGCCTGTAcggacttcttcttctttcgggCGACAATACGAGAGGACTTCTACGATCACAATTTATTCTCGGAgaacttctccttttttctggGCTCATTCTAAAGGGCGTCCTACGACGGACAGGACTCAAAATTCTTCTATGAGGGCTTGCTCTGAATCGATCGTAACTTTTTCTACGTACTGGACTTAACTTTGGTCTTTCAGGACTTCTCCGACGTTCTCTACTTCTTCGATTACGAATTTGTACTCGTTCCTCGTTTTGTTTTTCCGTGATACTCTGAATAGCTTCGCTTTCGGTACCCGGTGGTACTACGTTGTCGGAATCGAGTAAGTGTTTTAtggccttttctttttccgccAACAATTTACTCTCGTTGTCCCTTTTCGTACgcattttatctctctctatgtccTTTGTGCTCTTGGATGGGTCACGGCGAACTTCCTCacgtttcttttcctctcgttTCGGTTTCTCACGACTGTAAGACCGTTTACGTTCTCTGCGATAGCGTTccctataattattctttctatcacTCTTTGCTAAATGTCACTGGCTTACGGTAAATCAGATGTAACTTCTTTTTAgcttaattcttttctctttcctttttttctttttttctttttttcttttttttgcgaataaagaagataaaaaaaaacgaaggattCCAAGTAGAAATCTAAGTAGTGATCACTGGCAACGATATACTAATGATTATTTACCAAGTCGTTCTTTCCAATGTCAGAAAAACAATACGTTAAAGGTAGTAGTAGATTGAAgctgataattataattaaaaaaaaaaaaggatctttCTTAATAAAGTAAGAATCGCTACCTAGATAGTTGTCTCTCTTCGTGCTCTTTAACTCGAGGTTTTTGCTCCTCGCGATTCCTGTCTTCCTCCCCTTCCCAAGCATCAACAACATTGAGACCTTCCATAAAGTCATCGTCTAAGAACTCTTGAAGTTCCTCATCGGGTATTTCCTTGAGACCTTCGATAGCACGTTGCACATCTTCATTGGTACTTTTGATAATGGTCccttttttcaaaatgttaGATTGATCTTCTAACAATGAATCGTCTGCTTCTGCATCGATCTCCACTTTGATGGTCTTTGTATAAAATTCTTCCATCTTGGCAATATCACTCATTTCGCTTAAAAACTGTAATTATTCCGTGAggtttcaattcttttttttaaacataggaGAATACAGAAGGTTGGTACATTTTAAAAAGCTtcttacatttattaaaatttaaatgtatttaagaCAAAGACAGGCAAAGCATTAACTTTTACAAATAGTATGTACTTATTTACAATAGATACAAGGTCAGAGAAAATAGCTACATGGAAATATGTATGGTCTACAATTTTCATTAAGCATTAGctcaaatattatatgttaaataaagaaattaggATTTGTAACTGCAAAGTACACCgagcataaaatattttaagtttCAGCGGGGAATCTTTTGAATTTggattttgatatatttctattcttctttcacattatttattaagGGTAAGAGACCCATCAATGACTCGTTAAATCGCTGCTACGTTAAATTTCCGATCATCGGATCTGTTCGACTATTCATGCAGTCAGACATATTTTTCTGATAACGTTACATAAATAGGAATTTAATGCGATTCGACAAAGGTAACATGCTTTTCACTGCTAAAAACGAGCGCAATCGTAATTAACTCACAGCCAGATATATCtgtctttattttgtttctctgCTGGATGAAtcgatattgtttttatgtatACCTATCTTAATTCCAACGATGGTATTGCGTAAAAACGAGAcgtaatgatatatttaaataaacaattgcCAATTCATGTTCTTTCCTAGATTTTTAGAACACTAATATTATACACTTTAAATCCAAAGGATTGAAAACACGACAAATACTCGACACATTACTAGTTCCGCCATTTTCATTACCAATAGAAGAAATCCAACCAACTAATCTTCTACTTGAACTAGTGTTTAGTATGATCAACATCAAATTCCTTATTTCCCTATAATTCCTCTCATATTACTTATTatcaatagtaattattattataatatggaTTAACAAAGTTTTGTtcgtaagaaatagaaaaaaaaaaaaaaaaaaaaaaaagaaaaacaagtaaatatttatatttattatgattcaaAGATCGGGATCGATCAGTCTTAATTTACACACAAATAATGCGATTCGAATTCagttgaaatttaaatatattgaaaggtacacacacgcacacgcaccgCCGCACGCTCATACAGTTTTTATGCACGAATGCTGATTGACAATGATTGACGACTCTTTACATGACTCGTTTCTcattaatgtatattttttcttagggggagaaaaaaaaaaaggggaaaaaaaaaaaaagaaaaaaaattacatatacatatataattgcCAAAGTGTCTAAATTCTtttggagagaaaaaagcaaaaggaaaaaagaaaaaaaggaaaaaaaaaatgatgaatcaTTATTCTTGcgtagaaaaataatctttctaaaaaatagatattaagaaaatatgatatgtatacatgtcAATTGACAATATCGTgtctcattttatttaattatttgtaaactCCACACATTTTCTCGATGTATCAATATCATAtttaatcaaagaaaataagataattgcCGTTGGAATATTTTGGTCCTTCTCCAATACCAAATTCCTTCACATTATCGAATTTGAAATGTTTACGTTTATTAATACAATCGAGCATAATAGATATCAGTTAGTAATGCATTCCATGTTGTTGCATATGCATTAAAGTATTCATAGCAATTTTTCGTATTTTGTCTCTAACTAAATATCCAAATTCTTTAAAAAGTTTCACTCCGCTGTTCTTGTTATTTAGTTCTAATTGGACGTGCACCGGATTATCTTTCTTCtcaaatttacatataaagtCTAGTTTTACTTCTCTTAGACGACCTCTTCTACGGTTCTCCTCTAGCACATTGTCCGATATGCTAGCTTCTCTGTCCAAAGCGTTCATGGTAGAACTTAAATGAGTTACACCAGACTTCCTATTAGACCACGTACATTCGCTTCCCGTACAGTGCAACAAAAACTGTTGATGTTCTCTCGTATGTACATCCGATAggatttcaattttttgttgCTTAGCTTCTTTATCGGCAGAAAGtacttctatttttaatttgtacactctttcaaaaatatctttcacTAGATTGAATACTATAAAATAccaattatcttttttatattgatctttattaattatgtcatcacgattttcaaaattatccgGCAAACCGATACTCAGGTATGGCCCAGCATATATTGCTACCACTATTTGTACCTGATCGTTTTCTAGTTTAGACACAGAACTAAATAAAGATTCTAAAAGATTCTTGTAATTGTTTGCATGCTCCGACATACAAATTTGTACGCCCATTTcacaatatttttgaaatgacGTTATGACTTGTTGCGACGTAGAAGCTGCAACATTACGATTCAATTCAATAGGATCTTGAATACAAACCAATTTATTAATGTCAAGCTTAAGATCATCCGTTGTTGCAATATTTTTGTATCGTGCCATATAGCTTGGCAAATTGTCCACTTTGGCGAATTCCTCTTTTGTATGTAATATACCATCCCAGGGAGAAATGATATATGTTttgaattgaaaattaaaatagtatTCGAAAAAGCCTAGCAAAAGTTGTGGTATATTGCTGTTGTTTGTAATTGGTGGCAATACCGTATTTTCATCAAAGTTCACTTGCCAGTCATTACTAATTATTGGTATACACGTTTTCTGAAATTCCTTTAAAGGTGGAAGTACGTATGGCTCCGCTTGTTgcagataaaatattatcaacattattaatgcataattagatatttttccACAACcggatattttatattgtcttGCCCAATActttatcactattattaatgGCTTTAATCTCATGTCAAGTGACAAACAGTGTTTTATAAGCTTACTGTTATATATCCCAAAACCATTTTTAAAGGAAATATCGCAAGAGATCTTTGTTGGGAtgtgataaaattttataataggaGTTTTTGCCTTTGGTATTGGCACTACGTCagtgaatattttattcatcttgTACATGACAAATTTTACTTGTTTAAATACCTTCTTCATCGACCAAGGACTATTTCCTGTATCGCATATTGGCACACCTATAAGAAGTCCAAATCAaacgtattaattataattaaaatatattattgtttatttgttttaagaTTCATTAAGATTTATTAGTTTAACATTACCAATATCCATATAGATGTCCAAATCGCATTCTTTAAATCCTAGTTCCGTATATGTAGAACCAAATCTATACGTTTGACAATTTGGAAATACGGACGcaaatataatacttaaagATTTACAGATACTTTCGTATCGTGTCTCAACCTCGGTATTGCTAAGAAGTACTGCATTCAAAAATGCATCGAGTTGACTGTTAAATGTAGTTTCCTCCtcaaatatattctttatagaGTCAAAATCTATAACTTTTGCTACCTCGGTtgaattattagtattacatTCCCTTTTTGtatcttaaaataaatatttcaaattatttaattaatgactATGAGGGAATAATATATGCGACGatagtattatataatgtataaaacgTACTgttcaatattctttttttaatatccaattttgttttgtttatccAGATTGGATTGTTTAGCAAATAAACCACGGGCTCTCTTATAAAAGggggcaaaaaaagaaaaaaaggaagataatacATTGAATTATGTATTCAATTAAATCAATCAATATAAACGATTGCTAAAACTTTTCCATCTTACCTCTTATCGAATGTTATTATAACATGATTCGGACCAATTTTGTAACTTTCAATAGAGCCAAATTGTAGAAAAAACTCTATTAACTTATATGCAGTAATATATCTTGGTATAGGAGAAACATATATAGAATTTTCAACTATCTTtctttgaaattctttttgttGATAATTTCTTAAATGTTTCTTGCCTGTCAAGTGAGTTCTAAATGCATAATCGTCATTTAATTGCAAAGAACAAACTTCACAGTAAGTTGCCATTATTTAATCCTTTTTCTAAtactactatttatatatactcaaACATATGCATCTCATATAGGCATTTATTTATCTGTACAAATACGCGatttaaaatgttttctaTCTTACGGATTTAATCTAAATCCAATATCTCcgaattttttgaataaacttttaaaaaatattttctttctataattcCTTCGTCATTACCAGCACAGAGGATTATCTCATTTTCTGATTCGAAAAACTTTAACCCTtctctttttgctttctcaaaatctatacaaatataaatttctgcACTTTTCCTCAATCCACATATAAAATTCAATCCTTTAGAGAAATGAATATGATTTCTTCTCATGCGAGACAAACCTTTTAACTTTATGCTCTCCCAATTTCTATAGTACGTACCATGTATTATGTCAAAATCGACATGATCAAGTTGCTTTAAggataaattattgatattatttatagagtGACCTTGAGTGGCTTTAATTTCCCAATTACCATTATTTTCCCTAAGTATAAATCTTTTCTTATCATTGGTCTCTACCACTTTCTTTATGTCTTCCAAGGTATATCCTTGTAATTTTTCGGACAAAAGTTGATCTATCGGTGAAAAACCGTCTGTCCTGATTGATAATCCTTCTCTTATAGCACCGTGACGCAGTAAATATGATAGTTTTTTACTGAGACGAATGTAATCCTTGTTATGTGCctagaaataacatattattttacttccACATAACAATTATCAATACTTGTCTCTTTTagctataaaaatatctacataaatatatgatcatatacaatatacagcATGCAATATACATAATCATACTATATCAAATTATTGCAAACTAACAAATCTTAGACGACACtaacaagttttattattctataattaatatccaGTGATAAACTGTAAATATAGATCGTAAAGTTATTactactttattattactaatttatatattattgtcgtcactCAATTAATACGTCTCGCGTATGTAGATTGCATTGTAATGTATTTGAAATTGCACGTCATTTAATTCTTTAGAAGCgttgcaaaataaaaattatataaatatgtaaaagtCAAACTAATCACCATCATCACGTATTATTTTGTAactaaaaatgattaaacaaaaaaaaaaaggcagcGATATTATTACCGGGTTAATCAACGAATTAtttctcgaataatttttgttgtGTGTATACGTTCTTACGATAGATGTaacaatgtattaatatatcgattaGATCCTTCGGGCGTCGATTGATCGATTGTTCTGACTTAACGACATTCGATAATTTCTCCTTGCGATTGTTACAAAGAGTATCTTTTTGAAATAggcaataagaaagaaagaaagaaagaaagaaaagaatgtcaACGCTAGCCAAGCTCACCTTCGGGACATGTTGTCTAGTATCTTTCAGTATAATAGGCTATGTACATTATAAACAACAATATGACAGGTAATATTaagttattaatgtattttctcGATTTGAGGTTATATGCGTTCGTTAtgtgcatttttttttgttttcttttttttttttcttcaagagAACAACTTCATGAGGGTGTATTGCGAGATATCGAACGACAACAGCgccgaaaaatagaaaatatctataatcttCAACAACAAATTGATTTGACTAAAAAGTTGCGGAAACACGAAGACAATTCTTAATTTAGGCTTCTTctcaaacattattatttatgtttttaattgaaataaaaaggtGTACAAAAAGGTGTATTTTCGTGAACGTGCATTTCCATTCACCTCGTCTCGTTTTCATTTCCGATGTTATTTCTAACTTTACGTTTACTTTATCGAATGAAccatttgaataataatcacTAACAACATGGCGACGGATGAACATACGGACCAAACAGgtatacatatttcttttcttcttttttttttttttttttttcttcttcttcttttgatcCCTTAACACTCTACTGTAGTATTGGGTTTGCATTTACGAAAACATTAAATCGTCGTAcattcgttaataatattgcatAATATAAAGATCTGAAGGAATATAAAGATCTCTGgtatttattttcgatcttTCTACGAATAGATCTGACGTGTGTAGAAGAAAGTCTTATGAGCTtagaaaaattagatcgaGCATCACCAGATTTATGGCCAGAGCAAAGTAAGTTGATCTcgcataattattaattttaattattaagtattgtttattccatttaaaagcataaaatatcatatatattagcGACCGATGAAGTTCCAGGTGTCAACGAGTTTGTAGCTCAAAATTCACCGCAATTGGAGCCAGCCACTTGGGCATCCGGATTAACGGCAGATGACCTAAATCAGTTGCATCGTAAGTAATTGACAAGgtagaaaatttaaatcaCTTAACGAGTAGGTGCGTgtcaatatcatttttattatagaattgGGAAATTTATCCATGACAGGACTCATATCGGAAGTCAAAAAATTACACGATTTGGCCTATCAACTTGGCATGGAAGAGGCTAAAGAAATGACCCGTggcaaatatttaaatatatttaaacataaatgataatagaagCAGCCCTCGAGATATGAATGGAAACGAACgaatgtaatatatgtatgtatttcaaTTAGATTTTAAGGCAAATCAAGTTGTAAGTATTCTTGTATAAAGCGTTTAAAGATTTTCTAAAAGCCACCTCGCATATTTTTGTACATCTACGAAAACCAATGGTAAATTTGATTTCTCATCGCAGTTTGAACCATAGGATAGAATTCCTACCTGGAGGCATAAAgtagatataatttaaaaacataactttacatattataaatgtatgttGACAAGTAAGAAATAATCGATTTACCAAAAAATATGTATCGCCATATTTATACAATAGAGGACTTCCATTGTAAGCCGAACAAGGTTCTGTTTCTCCGCTAGCACACAATTCTACACAATATCCTTGATTTGAAAAGTCCATGCAGTTTTCTTTAGGTAAcaatatcatctttatttcttgttGCATAGTCAACAAATCTGAAAGAAATTTACAATGTTCAAacaattattactttcttgCGCTCTCTTTAAATACCTTTTTGATTCGATAATTTACCCCAGCCGATTAATATGGCATTTGAACCtgttctaatataaacttctttgGGTAATAGACAAACTGGTTGTGCTGTTACtgtatataacaatttattattcgttataagaattcatttatatgattataagatattaatttatgaatttattcgtttactTACCTTCAAAATGTATAGgttttttcaaacgaattaATGCTATATTATTTGCAAAAGTGTCTGGACAATAATTCGGATGTTTTATTACATAGGATATATTGTAATGTTGAATCTTATGACCACAAAATAAGGGATTACAGTCTGGATCCGTTTCGGTATTAAATTCTCCAACAGCTACGGAGtatctattaaataaacaaaaaaaaaaagaaaaaaaaaaaaaagaaaataacgattaaacgTTTAACACAATTTACtcttttaaaattacattaaatgtCTCTGGATACAATTTGTATATTTGAGAATTAGCAAGTGCACAGGATGCCGTTGTTATTACTGCTCTCTCATTTATAATCGTACCACTGCATGGATATTTCATGTGTCCTGTTTGCAAATCTACGATTGAATGAAATAGAATTAAAGTAGAAATTTGAAATGCACTTTATACGAATGGCAAATAATATACTTACTTATGAAGCCTATTCTAGCTAAGAAAGGATAAGATCcaaaaatatcaatgttatttttaatgagacTTTTACCACATTTGTTATTCGATTTTGACTCTAGaagtgatattatattttgttcgGGTAATATCGACCTAGGGGAATAACTTATATCGCAACACACTTTTGGTCTTAACCCTGAATAATCGCATATCGATTGACGGAAACTGTAATCAAGTTTATAAGGCGTTTACACAAGTTTTGCTTTATCAAGACACATCAAATGTACCT
This is a stretch of genomic DNA from Vespa crabro chromosome 3, iyVesCrab1.2, whole genome shotgun sequence. It encodes these proteins:
- the LOC124422854 gene encoding uncharacterized protein LOC124422854 — encoded protein: MATYCEVCSLQLNDDYAFRTHLTGKKHLRNYQQKEFQRKIVENSIYVSPIPRYITAYKLIEFFLQFGSIESYKIGPNHVIITFDKREPVVYLLNNPIWINKTKLDIKKRILNNTKRECNTNNSTEVAKVIDFDSIKNIFEEETTFNSQLDAFLNAVLLSNTEVETRYESICKSLSIIFASVFPNCQTYRFGSTYTELGFKECDLDIYMDIGVPICDTGNSPWSMKKVFKQVKFVMYKMNKIFTDVVPIPKAKTPIIKFYHIPTKISCDISFKNGFGIYNSKLIKHCLSLDMRLKPLIIVIKYWARQYKISGCGKISNYALIMLIIFYLQQAEPYVLPPLKEFQKTCIPIISNDWQVNFDENTVLPPITNNSNIPQLLLGFFEYYFNFQFKTYIISPWDGILHTKEEFAKVDNLPSYMARYKNIATTDDLKLDINKLVCIQDPIELNRNVAASTSQQVITSFQKYCEMGVQICMSEHANNYKNLLESLFSSVSKLENDQVQIVVAIYAGPYLSIGLPDNFENRDDIINKDQYKKDNWYFIVFNLVKDIFERVYKLKIEVLSADKEAKQQKIEILSDVHTREHQQFLLHCTGSECTWSNRKSGVTHLSSTMNALDREASISDNVLEENRRRGRLREVKLDFICKFEKKDNPVHVQLELNNKNSGVKLFKEFGYLVRDKIRKIAMNTLMHMQQHGMHYFLSEMSDIAKMEEFYTKTIKVEIDAEADDSLLEDQSNILKKGTIIKSTNEDVQRAIEGLKEIPDEELQEFLDDDFMEGLNVVDAWEGEEDRNREEQKPRVKEHEERQLSRERYRRERKRSYSREKPKREEKKREEVRRDPSKSTKDIERDKMRTKRDNESKLLAEKEKAIKHLLDSDNVVPPGTESEAIQSITEKQNEERVQIRNRRSRERRRSPERPKLSPVRRKSYDRFRASPHRRILSPVRRRTPFRMSPEKRRSSPRINCDRRSPLVLSPERRRSPYRRLSWERRLSADRRWSAERHRRRTETHERRRSRSRDRQRSRSVERFRRRSRSPISRRYSPRRRSRTRSRSLERRTRKRSPFINELARQLRNEAMISNSTYISASSMEGISPIMNAPVYTQEGEIRAPLSQPYMHQGGPPTAAQPAPPPPPPPPPPPPPPPPPPPSSSSSSSSSSVLPMSSGVPQFMNFDIPAPPPSMGFDGGTLHPMPPAHYSSGPVMYNHNTVQTNAGMTSQPGTRVNLIPAPQQVTPQPVPAPGTMDHTVMGYVPQHGLPQVVSHLDPSNGNPANASAILSPPSPNYKDHRTSLSSHNGYQPREERLKTPEPPVISDTKQFEKTSLSSLLEASVSAKDSSSPPVLYPGFKPEILRHCEEALRELPIEDPRLKMKGRFFFDPKKVDGNNKYEEYPSNSILLQKGNRICWEEDDAVQQYNASVTKQTVQMHQKICQTEEIETDTKYVEARVDMIDFQMQVYPDDIEESIKEQRRSIMDRLDWKIREKHRETDDLRWSLTNSSQKRLWKKGLSPGRRSVEREHHLEAVPSPEHPSRNFKMNSPMRSRDGYSNPRGSFRDNYVRDRYSPNCGRSTNIDDFRENRSDRSHGESPMKLEDSEEDSDNTFTFQREILDWYGKGKPFRGKTTNSMRGKCSGSRPSRRRCDFNKF
- the LOC124423031 gene encoding tRNA 2'-phosphotransferase 1, which translates into the protein MMAHNKDYIRLSKKLSYLLRHGAIREGLSIRTDGFSPIDQLLSEKLQGYTLEDIKKVVETNDKKRFILRENNGNWEIKATQGHSINNINNLSLKQLDHVDFDIIHGTYYRNWESIKLKGLSRMRRNHIHFSKGLNFICGLRKSAEIYICIDFEKAKREGLKFFESENEIILCAGNDEGIIERKYFLKVYSKNSEILDLD
- the LOC124423032 gene encoding protein lin-52 homolog isoform X4, with the protein product MATDEHTDQTDLTCVEESLMSLEKLDRASPDLWPEQTTDEVPGVNEFVAQNSPQLEPATWASGLTADDLNQLHRLISEVKKLHDLAYQLGMEEAKEMTRGKYLNIFKHK
- the LOC124423032 gene encoding protein lin-52 homolog isoform X1 yields the protein MATDEHTDQTDLTCVEESLMSLEKLDRASPDLWPEQTTDEVPGVNEFVAQNSPQLEPATWASGLTADDLNQLHQLGNLSMTGLISEVKKLHDLAYQLGMEEAKEMTRGKYLNIFKHK
- the LOC124423032 gene encoding protein lin-52 homolog isoform X5 codes for the protein MATDEHTDQTDLTCVEESLMSLEKLDRASPDLWPEQIPGVNEFVAQNSPQLEPATWASGLTADDLNQLHRLISEVKKLHDLAYQLGMEEAKEMTRGKYLNIFKHK
- the LOC124423032 gene encoding protein lin-52 homolog isoform X3, producing MATDEHTDQTDLTCVEESLMSLEKLDRASPDLWPEQSVNEFVAQNSPQLEPATWASGLTADDLNQLHQLGNLSMTGLISEVKKLHDLAYQLGMEEAKEMTRGKYLNIFKHK
- the LOC124423032 gene encoding protein lin-52 homolog isoform X2 encodes the protein MATDEHTDQTDLTCVEESLMSLEKLDRASPDLWPEQIPGVNEFVAQNSPQLEPATWASGLTADDLNQLHQLGNLSMTGLISEVKKLHDLAYQLGMEEAKEMTRGKYLNIFKHK
- the LOC124423032 gene encoding protein lin-52 homolog isoform X6, giving the protein MATDEHTDQTDLTCVEESLMSLEKLDRASPDLWPEQSVNEFVAQNSPQLEPATWASGLTADDLNQLHRLISEVKKLHDLAYQLGMEEAKEMTRGKYLNIFKHK
- the LOC124423029 gene encoding venom protease-like isoform X2, whose translation is MLRLMIFISIVTLLLSDKVTMTSNTFFCRNNQQCTFLEYCPDKMILMKRNELPIHSFRQSICDYSGLRPKVCCDISYSPRSILPEQNIISLLESKSNNKCGKSLIKNNIDIFGSYPFLARIGFINLQTGHMKYPCSGTIINERAVITTASCALANSQIYKLYSVAVGEFNTETDPDCNPLFCGHKIQHYNISYVIKHPNYCPDTFANNIALIRLKKPIHFEVTAQPVCLLPKEVYIRTGSNAILIGWGKLSNQKDLLTMQQEIKMILLPKENCMDFSNQGYCVELCASGETEPCSAYNGSPLLYKYGDTYFLVGILSYGSNCDEKSNLPLVFVDVQKYARWLLENL
- the LOC124423029 gene encoding venom protease-like isoform X1 translates to MLRLMIFISIVTLLLSDKVTMTSNTFFCRNNQQCTFLEYCPDKMILMKRNELPIHSFRQSICDYSGLRPKVCCDISYSPRSILPEQNIISLLESKSNNKCGKSLIKNNIDIFGSYPFLARIGFINLQTGHMKYPCSGTIINERAVITTASCALANSQIYKLYSVAVGEFNTETDPDCNPLFCGHKIQHYNISYVIKHPNYCPDTFANNIALIRLKKPIHFEVTAQPVCLLPKEVYIRTGSNAILIGWGKLSNQKDLLTMQQEIKMILLPKENCMDFSNQGYCVELCASGETEPCSAYNGSPLLYKYGDTYFLVNRLFLTCQHTFIICKVMFLNYIYFMPPGRNSILWFKLR